A portion of the Mytilus galloprovincialis chromosome 12, xbMytGall1.hap1.1, whole genome shotgun sequence genome contains these proteins:
- the LOC143055215 gene encoding peroxisomal sarcosine oxidase-like, giving the protein MPKSRGSSKGRSKGIQRANWNKIETCAINEMKDDSISEWERLNHSCSKPILTKSNALFVGAAKSAFMKNTLTSLKQYPESEQMKFIDTLQQDYPKINFSDNCVGILDTSELCLDAEEILNQKLETFLELGGIKRTAQVVKVIPGATISLQTDCYEYRTKQLVVATGPWSSSFLDGLGLDIEFTKKHAMEGYWKLKSFPETVCPSVFEYKDKSIFWTNYTTEYGPSLKVMTNNSLF; this is encoded by the exons ATGCCAAAGTCCCGTGGTAGCTCTAAGGGTCGCAGTAAAGGCATTCAAAGAGCAAATTGGAATAAAATAGAAACCTGCGCAATAAATGAGATGAAGGACGACTCGATTTCCGAATGGGAACGTCTAAACCATAGTTGTTCTAAACCGATATTAAC AAAAAGCAATGCATTATTTGTTGGAGCAGCAAAAAGTGCTTTTATGAAAAATACTCTTACATCTTTAAAACAATATCCAGAGAGTGAGCAGATGAAATTTATTGATACACTTCAACAGGATTATccaaaaataaattttagtgaCAATTGCGTGGGTATTTTGGATACATCGGAGCTATGTCTTGATGCGGAGgagattttaaatcaaaaattg GAAACATTTTTGGAGCTCGGTGGTATAAAAAGGACAGCACAAGTCGTAAAAGTTATTCCAGGTGCTACTATTTCTCTTCAAACTGACTGCTATGAATACAGAACAAAACAACTTGTGGTTGCTACTGGCCCGTGGTCGTCATCTTTTCTAGATGGATTAGGGCTTGACATTGAATTTACA AAAAAGCATGCAATGGAAGGGTATTGGAAGCTAAAATCATTTCCAGAAACTGTATGCCCATCAGTATTTGAATATAAAGACAAATCGATTTTCTGGACAAATTATACAACAGAGTATGGTCCGTCTTTGAAGGTAATGACGaacaatagtttattttaa